From Echeneis naucrates chromosome 7, fEcheNa1.1, whole genome shotgun sequence, one genomic window encodes:
- the dnajc5aa gene encoding dnaJ (Hsp40) homolog, subfamily C, member 5aa: protein MAEQQRQRSLSTAGESLYHVLGVEKMATSDDIKRSYRKLALKFHPDKNPDNPEAADKFKEINNAHAILNDPTKRNIYDKYGSLGLYVAEQFGEENVNTYFVLSSWWAKALFVFCGLATGCYFCCCLCCCCNCCCGRCKPRPRDTQDQDFYVSPEDLEAQLQSDEREACGDPIVLQPSATETTQLTSDGHHSYHTDTGFN from the exons atggctgagcagcagaggcagcgCTCTCTGTCCACCGCTGGTGAGTCTCTCTACCATGTGTTGGGAGTAGAAAAGATGGCCACATCAGATGACATCAAGAGATCTTACAG GAAGCTGGCGTTGAAGTTTCACCCTGACAAGAATCCCGACAATCCGGAAGCAGCAGATAAATTCAAGGAGATAAACAACGCCCATGCCATTCTGAATGACCCGACAAAGCGTAACATTTACGACAAATATGGTTCTTTGGGACTGTATGTGGCTGAGCAGTTTGGAGAGGAGAATGTTAACACTTACTTTGTCCTTTCAAGCTGGTGGGCAAAG GCTCTGTTTGTATTCTGCGGCCTAGCTACTGGCTGCTACTTCTGTTGctgtctgtgttgctgctgtaacTGCTGCTGTGGAAGATGTAAACCACGGCCTCGGGACACCCAGGACCAGGACTTTTATGTGTCCCCCGAGGACTTGGAGGCTCAGTTGCAGTCTGATGAGAGAG AGGCTTGTGGTGACCCTATAGTGCTGCAACCTTCGGCAACAGAGACAACCCAGTTAACATCGGATGGGCACCACTCCTACCACACTGACACCGGCTTCAACTAA